The Pseudodesulfovibrio cashew genomic sequence CGCCGGGAGAGTTCGGCCTCGGGCATTTTCGCCGTGGAAGAGGACGACGCCCTGGTCCTGCTGCACGACGCGGTCAGGCCCTTCCTCAGCCACCGGATCATCTCCGACTGCTACCGGGCCCTGGAGACCCACGCCTCGGTGGATGTGGCCGTGCCTGCGGTGGACACCATCATCGAGGTTGACGAGGCGGACGCCATCGCGGCCATCCCCAACCGGGCCAGGCTGCGCCGTGGTCAAACGCCACAGGGGTTCCGCGCTTCGGTTCTGCGCGAGGCCCACGAACGGGCCATGGCGGACGAGGGCGTGGAAGTCACCGACGACTGCGGCCTGATCCTGCGCTACGGCCTGGGCGAAGTACACGTGGTGGAGGGCGAGGAGCGGAACATCAAGATCACCTATCCCGAGGACCTCTACCTGGCGGACAAGATTTTCCAGTTGAAGACCGTGGACATCGAGCCTTTGCGCACCGGGAGAACCCTGGAGGGCAAGGTGGTGGCGGTGTTCGGCGCCAGCCGGGGCATCGGCGCGGAGATCATGCGTCTTGGCGCGGAGCAGGGCGGCGTCATGCGCGGCTTTTCCCGCTCAAGCGGTGTGGACGTCCGAGACTACGCCTCGGTTCGGGAGGTCATGGAGCAGGTGTATGCAGAGACCGGACGCATCGACGCCGTGGTCAACACCGCAGCCATCCTGCGCTCGGGCACGCTGCTCTCGCGTGACATCGAGGACGTCAACCTGGAGATCGGCATCAACTACACCGGGGCCATCAACGTGGTCAAAGCTGGGCTGGATTATCTCAAGGAATCCCAGGGAGGTGTGGCGTTGTTCACCTCCAGCTCCTACACCCGTGGCCGCGCCCTGTACACGGTCTATTCCTCGACCAAGGCCGCCGTGGTCAACCTGACCCAGGGGCTGGCCGAGGAGCTACACGCGGACGGGGTGCGCATCAACGCGATCAACCCGGAGCGGACCAACACACCCATGCGGCGGGAGAATTTCGGCGTGGAGCCGGAGCACACCCTGCTCTCGGCAGAGGCCGTGGCCAAGGCCACCATCGATACCCTGCTGGCCGATTTCTCCGGCATGGTCGTGGACGTCCGCCGCGAAACGGACGGCTCTTAAAATACATAGAGCTGAATCCTATGGTCATAAAAAAGCATAGTCTCGCGCCATAGGCGCAAAACGGGGATGCAAGGGGCTCAACCCCTTGCCCGCCGGAGGCGAAATCACCCGAAAATAGCCGCCAAAAGGCGGCATCAACTCCTGATTTTAGCCCGCACGATTAAATGATTGCGGTCAAAATAAATCAGCAAAGGCCGAAGAGGAGAACACCATGAGCGTCACCGAGGAGCTCGTCGCCAAATTCGAGGCCATGGCCGAGGTCACGCCCAAGGACCCGAACCTGTACGTG encodes the following:
- the ispD gene encoding 2-C-methyl-D-erythritol 4-phosphate cytidylyltransferase encodes the protein MSRPKRYCILLAAGSGNRMNFPTPKQFLKLAGRTIIEHTLDMVDGHPEVDEIFIVTDRDYRSFLEEILLRNHYAKVTKVLNGGASRRESSASGIFAVEEDDALVLLHDAVRPFLSHRIISDCYRALETHASVDVAVPAVDTIIEVDEADAIAAIPNRARLRRGQTPQGFRASVLREAHERAMADEGVEVTDDCGLILRYGLGEVHVVEGEERNIKITYPEDLYLADKIFQLKTVDIEPLRTGRTLEGKVVAVFGASRGIGAEIMRLGAEQGGVMRGFSRSSGVDVRDYASVREVMEQVYAETGRIDAVVNTAAILRSGTLLSRDIEDVNLEIGINYTGAINVVKAGLDYLKESQGGVALFTSSSYTRGRALYTVYSSTKAAVVNLTQGLAEELHADGVRINAINPERTNTPMRRENFGVEPEHTLLSAEAVAKATIDTLLADFSGMVVDVRRETDGS